A window of Hymenobacter aerilatus contains these coding sequences:
- a CDS encoding FeoA family protein, producing MPSTSAPTSTARSVKDLRLGESGTICCLNDPEMALKLLEMGCIPGTEVRLNSKAPLGCPVTLVLGNGDYTLSLRMSEAATIMLRD from the coding sequence GTGCCTTCTACTTCTGCTCCCACCTCCACCGCCCGCAGCGTGAAAGATCTGCGCTTGGGTGAATCTGGTACTATCTGCTGCCTGAATGACCCCGAAATGGCTCTGAAACTGTTGGAAATGGGTTGCATTCCGGGCACAGAAGTGCGTCTGAATAGTAAGGCGCCGCTGGGGTGTCCCGTTACATTGGTGCTCGGCAATGGTGACTATACCTTGTCGCTGCGCATGAGCGAGGCCGCCACCATCATGTTGCGGGATTAG
- the feoB gene encoding ferrous iron transport protein B: protein MGSVDVTITRAGAGVSATTLEAASPRLPGTLTRIALIGNPNSGKSSLFNQLTGLNQKVGNFPGVTVDRKTGVAQITPLLRAEIIDLPGTYSLYPKSLDERVITDLLYDRTSAQYPDFVVVTADASNLRRNLLLFSQLADLGLPAVLALNMMDTAEQHGIKIDVAALQQEVGVPVIPMNARKGIGVAALKIVMGQQLAAPTVRFYEPSEELLPMIRQIRYYFNLHNDYLALHYAHQYQRINFLTADEQAYIGELVQQYGFEPTAQQAQETIDRYARINELLLNVVEVTRTEEAEPYSNRIDRVLTHKVWGYLIFFGVLFLMFQAVFAWASYPMELIDEGVAWINQLVQTNFEGPLISLLTEGVLAGLGGVLIFIPQIALLFAFIAVLEETGYMARVTFMMDRIMRKFGLNGKSVVPLISGVACAVPAIMSARTIENWKDRIITIFVTPLMSCSARIPVYTVLIGLVVPDVPVLGIFNLRGIALMGLYLLGFFAAILSALAMKFLLKTRERSYFIMEFPVYRWPRWKNVGITIVEKVKTFVFQAGKVIVAISVILWVLASYGPGDQLAQAEEQARAVATQQQLSAEETENAVASAKLESSYAGTIGHLLEPGIRPLGFDWKIGISLITSFAAREVFVGTISTIYSVGQDADTRTIQQKLATARDSQGQPFFTPVRALSLLVFYVFAMQCMSTLAVTYRETKGWKWPILQAVYMTGLAYGASLLVYQLGS from the coding sequence ATGGGTAGCGTTGATGTTACGATAACACGAGCGGGTGCCGGCGTGTCGGCAACTACATTGGAGGCAGCTTCGCCGAGGCTGCCGGGCACTCTCACGCGCATTGCGCTGATTGGAAACCCCAACTCCGGCAAATCGTCTTTGTTCAATCAGCTCACCGGCCTCAACCAAAAGGTAGGGAACTTTCCGGGAGTAACGGTGGACCGCAAAACCGGCGTAGCGCAAATTACGCCCCTGTTGCGCGCCGAAATCATTGACCTGCCGGGCACGTACTCGCTCTACCCCAAAAGCCTCGATGAGCGGGTAATTACCGACCTGCTCTACGATAGAACCTCGGCCCAATATCCAGACTTTGTGGTGGTAACGGCCGATGCCAGCAATTTGCGGCGCAATCTGTTGTTGTTCAGTCAGCTAGCCGATTTGGGCCTGCCCGCTGTGCTGGCCCTCAACATGATGGATACAGCCGAGCAGCACGGTATTAAGATAGATGTGGCGGCGTTGCAGCAGGAAGTAGGCGTACCCGTCATCCCCATGAATGCCCGCAAAGGTATTGGCGTGGCCGCTCTCAAGATTGTGATGGGCCAGCAGTTAGCCGCTCCTACCGTGCGTTTCTACGAGCCTAGTGAGGAGCTGCTGCCCATGATCCGGCAGATTCGCTATTATTTCAATCTGCACAATGATTATCTGGCGCTGCACTACGCGCACCAGTACCAGCGCATCAATTTCCTGACTGCCGACGAGCAGGCCTACATTGGGGAGCTGGTGCAACAGTACGGTTTCGAGCCTACCGCGCAGCAAGCCCAGGAAACCATTGACCGCTACGCCCGCATCAACGAGCTGCTACTGAACGTGGTAGAGGTGACGCGCACTGAGGAGGCTGAGCCTTACAGCAACCGCATCGACCGGGTGCTGACGCATAAAGTGTGGGGCTACCTCATTTTCTTCGGTGTGTTGTTCCTGATGTTTCAGGCTGTGTTTGCCTGGGCCAGCTACCCCATGGAGCTAATTGACGAGGGGGTAGCCTGGATCAACCAACTGGTGCAAACCAACTTTGAGGGGCCGCTTATCAGCTTGCTCACCGAGGGCGTATTGGCTGGCCTGGGCGGTGTGTTGATCTTCATTCCGCAGATTGCGCTGCTATTTGCCTTCATTGCCGTACTCGAAGAAACTGGCTACATGGCCCGCGTCACGTTCATGATGGACCGCATCATGCGCAAGTTCGGGCTAAACGGCAAAAGCGTGGTACCGCTGATTTCGGGAGTGGCATGCGCCGTGCCGGCTATTATGAGCGCCCGCACCATCGAGAACTGGAAAGACCGCATCATCACCATTTTCGTCACGCCGCTGATGTCGTGCTCGGCGCGTATTCCGGTATACACCGTGCTCATTGGGTTGGTGGTACCCGATGTGCCGGTGCTGGGCATTTTCAACCTGCGGGGTATTGCTCTCATGGGTTTGTACCTGCTAGGATTTTTTGCGGCTATTCTGTCGGCATTGGCCATGAAGTTTCTGCTCAAAACCCGTGAGCGGAGCTACTTTATTATGGAGTTTCCGGTGTACCGCTGGCCGCGTTGGAAAAACGTGGGCATCACCATTGTGGAGAAGGTGAAAACCTTTGTGTTTCAGGCGGGTAAGGTGATTGTTGCTATTTCTGTTATCCTGTGGGTGCTGGCCTCTTATGGCCCCGGCGACCAACTGGCCCAGGCAGAGGAACAGGCACGCGCAGTAGCCACTCAGCAACAGCTCTCCGCCGAAGAAACTGAAAACGCGGTGGCTTCGGCTAAGCTCGAAAGTTCCTATGCGGGTACAATCGGGCACCTGTTGGAGCCCGGCATCCGCCCGCTGGGCTTCGACTGGAAAATCGGGATTTCGCTGATTACATCCTTCGCGGCCCGTGAAGTGTTTGTGGGCACCATCTCCACTATCTATAGCGTAGGGCAGGATGCCGACACGCGCACCATTCAGCAGAAGCTTGCCACCGCCCGCGACAGCCAAGGCCAACCATTTTTTACGCCTGTACGCGCCTTGTCACTGCTGGTATTCTACGTATTTGCTATGCAGTGCATGAGCACGCTGGCCGTTACCTACCGCGAAACCAAAGGCTGGAAGTGGCCCATCCTGCAAGCTGTATACATGACGGGCCTAGCTTACGGGGCTTCGCTGCTAGTGTATCAGTTGGGATCGTAA
- a CDS encoding carboxypeptidase-like regulatory domain-containing protein gives MLKRLLPLLAFALFLPALSFAQDQAAGQFRISGRVVDKETKEPIPFASLGLKEEQTGALTNEFGFFQMAAPEKAQQDSLIILALGYYRKAVAIKRGVNVPDMIVEMPRRVVELANVTVKGAKVKDLSLGSRNNTPGEGMIQGMPGSQYAFFVKNDKNKKLGNVRSVSFYIGENGFPREPFRVRIYRADGNYNSPNSDLLTENVVVSAPKGGEWYTIDLTTYNIEAPTEGFFVAMEWIVSGDKFYTTNFMDTYTPYGQILRPTFEFKESRTWSYTMGKGWSLLTLASNGQRYNAMIRAEVDMLKD, from the coding sequence ATGCTCAAACGACTACTCCCTCTCCTCGCTTTTGCTCTCTTCCTGCCCGCACTGAGCTTTGCTCAGGACCAAGCGGCAGGGCAGTTCCGAATTTCCGGTCGTGTTGTCGACAAGGAGACAAAGGAGCCTATTCCTTTCGCGTCTTTAGGACTCAAGGAAGAACAAACCGGTGCACTCACCAATGAGTTCGGTTTTTTCCAGATGGCCGCGCCCGAAAAGGCGCAGCAAGACTCACTGATTATTCTGGCGCTGGGTTACTACCGCAAAGCTGTTGCCATAAAACGCGGTGTAAACGTGCCTGACATGATTGTGGAGATGCCCCGCCGCGTGGTGGAGCTGGCCAACGTAACGGTGAAAGGCGCTAAAGTGAAAGACTTGTCGCTGGGGTCGCGCAATAACACGCCCGGCGAAGGCATGATCCAGGGGATGCCCGGCAGCCAGTACGCCTTCTTTGTGAAGAACGATAAGAACAAAAAGCTCGGCAACGTGCGCTCGGTGTCGTTCTACATCGGAGAAAATGGTTTCCCCCGTGAGCCGTTCCGCGTGCGCATCTACCGCGCCGATGGCAACTACAACTCCCCGAACAGCGACCTGCTCACTGAAAACGTGGTGGTATCGGCGCCCAAGGGTGGCGAGTGGTACACCATAGACCTCACTACCTATAATATTGAGGCACCCACGGAAGGCTTCTTCGTGGCGATGGAGTGGATTGTGAGCGGTGACAAGTTTTATACTACCAACTTCATGGACACTTACACGCCCTATGGCCAGATTCTGCGTCCTACCTTCGAGTTCAAAGAAAGCCGCACCTGGAGCTATACCATGGGCAAAGGTTGGAGCCTGCTGACCCTGGCCAGCAACGGCCAACGCTACAATGCCATGATTCGGGCGGAGGTAGACATGCTAAAGGATTAG
- a CDS encoding OmpA family protein — protein sequence MKKQFLSLFAATALLASCNDLKKPEAKDEPQEATADTAVVYRNGETPGAMADSAGNAIENAATKTGNAIENAWDMTKAKLADTKLEEIDLPEITVRGDERYSVYGLEEKILFDTDKAVVKPSATRALSEISASIGRRYAGKDVRILGFADSRGDKNYNRELSAQRAAAVKDWLVKNGQMKADRISLEPMGEKAPVASNATAAGRQENRRVEIAVLK from the coding sequence ATGAAAAAGCAATTTCTCAGCCTGTTTGCTGCTACAGCTCTGCTGGCCTCGTGTAATGACCTGAAAAAACCGGAAGCCAAGGATGAGCCGCAGGAAGCCACCGCCGACACGGCGGTAGTTTACCGCAATGGGGAAACACCGGGCGCAATGGCTGATTCTGCTGGCAACGCCATTGAGAATGCAGCCACTAAAACCGGCAACGCCATCGAAAATGCCTGGGATATGACCAAGGCAAAGCTGGCTGATACCAAACTCGAAGAGATTGACCTACCCGAAATTACTGTGCGCGGTGATGAGCGCTACAGTGTGTATGGCTTAGAAGAGAAAATTCTTTTCGATACAGACAAAGCAGTCGTAAAGCCGTCGGCTACCCGTGCACTATCTGAAATCAGCGCGTCGATTGGTCGTCGCTATGCCGGTAAGGATGTCCGGATTCTGGGCTTTGCCGACTCGCGCGGTGACAAAAATTACAACCGTGAATTGAGCGCCCAACGTGCCGCGGCCGTCAAAGACTGGCTGGTGAAGAACGGCCAGATGAAGGCTGACCGCATCAGTTTAGAGCCGATGGGCGAAAAAGCTCCCGTAGCTTCCAACGCAACGGCTGCCGGTCGCCAGGAAAACCGCCGCGTTGAAATCGCGGTACTGAAGTAA